AAAAGGTAGTCGGGAACTGTGACAGGTGTCAATCCATCGACTCTGCCTCGGATGTACTTTAGCAGGGAAACATCTTGGTAGAGCACAACTGGAGATGATTAGCAGTGGATGTAACACACTACTGGCAGGGGACGTATGCCTCGATGGTTGATTGTGGGCCAGGCCGGATGGCCATTTGGAGGGAATTGAGGACAGGTACTGTGGCCGAGATGGCACATATTCTAAACGAGGTATTCTTAGAGCATGGCCCTCTGGGTGAATTGCTGATGGACAACAGCACAGCGTTTCATTCAGAGGTGCTGAAGAAGATGCTTGACAGGTGGAAAGGGCACTGCTTTTCCAGAGCAGCATAGAGGCCGAGTGGAAATGGGATCCTGGAGAGACATCATTGAATGATCAAGGCCATGGCAGAGAGGGGACATGTCCCACTGCTGGAAGTGATGTTCGGGTACAATGTCACCCCGATCAGGACAGGCCGAAGAGTCTGTGCCACGTAGTGATAATCAAATATGAATGGCAGCATCCAAGTAAACCATAGAGATGCCCTGTAGAAGAGAGAGGGCCTGACTTCGTGGAGGTGGGAGATGAAGTCTGGGTGAAGCCACCAAAGGCACCCTGCACAATTCAGTTGAAGAGAGAAATAGTGACGGCTGTTAAGTCCCAAAACAATATCTCTGTGGATGGAATGCTGCGTCATCTCTTGGACGTTCATAGGATTGTCGCTTCCTTGGATGATGATTgtggagaaaaggaagagaatgaGGTTCCCAGTTTAAGAAGATCATGACATGCAAGGCGCCCACCCAGGTGGGTGGTAGATTTCGACATGGAGTAAAGTGAGGAAGTGATCTTTGAGatcagggggggggggggatgagcTGCAAGAAGAGGGCCACGACGTCAATGGTCAAGGGACAGACTGGAAGAGGAAGCATGAGAAGTGCCGGGGGAGACAGGATGAGGTTGGGCTCTTGTAGCTGGCCAAGGCATCGTGAACAGGTGTCAGGGGATTCAATCCTGGGTTGATCAGATAGCAGCAGATGACAGGGTAGGGTAGGATCACTGGAGTGACCACTAGACAAGCAGAGCTGAGAGAAGGTAGGTGAACTTCTTTTCATTTCCCACGCATGacagacatataaaaaaaaatctgaaattagTAAATTGGTACTAAATTATTGAGGAAAATAATGAAGTTCAGAAAAGTTCCTTACTCAGTGATAAATCCAGGCTGTTCTTTTTTCAAAAATGTCCACAAAGGGTGAGCTGACTTGCCATTCACATCGATTTTACTGAACATATCAAAGGAAACGTGATATTTTTTACTAACAAAATCTTTGATTTCTTCGTTAGTTCCAGGTtcctaaaagaaacaaaaacaatttttgatGCACAAAAATCTCCATCAATTCTAACAATTTCCTATTTTACTTCCAGACTAGAATCTGAGGTGCATTTCAGTGCTTGTACATAGTTGTTTTATCGGCTAGAAAGAGCAGAAAATCTCCCTCATCTTATACCCTACTATCTAATACAGAATACAGTAGCACCATGGACACATCTACTGCTGCAGTAGAGGGTAACCTCACCAAAGAGAGGTTGTAAAAAAATGATTTTCTAATATAGAAAGAAGACCCCCAGTTTTAGGTGCAGGGAGCTGCTGATTAGATTTTCTCCAGTAGATGACAGGTATTTGGCTTGATAGACACAGCACTGTTGTgggatgctctaacgattctgccaattgtCTTCCTTTAGGCACATAGCAATTGTTAGTGGATGCGTTTAGTCAATTTGATTGATCCCAcaacttgactgatactttatcaaTCCCCAGAAGGATTGAtaaggaggggactagtcgagtatattgatcccagtgtttcactggtacttagtttatcgacctcaaaaggacgaaaagcaaagctgacctaggcgaaatttgaactcagaacgttagcaatgggcaaaatactgctaagcattttatctggcttgctaacaattctgccagctcatcatctaaatattaatactaatactaatactaatcctttctactataagcacaaagattgaaatttggtgggggtgggttgttgattacattgaccctagggtttaactggtgctttattttattgaccctgaaaggatgaaatgcaaagtcgacctcgtcagaatttgaactctgaatgtaacaatgggcgaaattccgctaagcattttgtctggcgcagTAACAACTCACTCAGCTCGCTGCTGAATAATTTACAGTTCATCTTTGTGCAAAGGCCAGGCTAACTTCAGAAATTTAGATTATcgctaataaaataatattgaaaatttaaAGCTGATCGGACAAGAGTTGCCTCCCTTATatcactgatttaaaaaaaattagaatcacTCCGCTGGGGACAATAAGGGGACAACCGAGGGAGAAAGATCGATTTCAGATACAGGCTTGGCTCGAATATTCCtcagaaagtggacattaactgCGACCTCTTtgagtggcatttcatttgttaCGGAGTCCTAGACGAAATGCCACCCAAGGAGGTcaaagtgagatttgaactcagaatttaccAAAATCCCAGAATCCTGACCCCTTTTAagactaaacaaaaacaattttagaaaaataatattaaaaaaatataatcatctttaaaatgttttttgtttcatgagctaaatttttaaaattaaaaaaaaaacccttatctTGTGAAACCCCTAAATTTTATCTCAGAATTTTGGGCATCCTGTGaagaaactttgagaaaatttGTCTTAGAATAAAGAGTTAGAGAACTTACCTGGGAAGCAAATTGGTTACATGGGAAGGCTAGAATACGAAGACCCTTAGACTCACCATACTTTTGATAAAGTTCTTCTAACTGTGTGTAGTTAGAGGTGGTTAAGCCTCATTTGCTTGCAACATTGACAATTATGGCCACATGGCCCCTAAAATGGATAAAGGAAATCAGAAACAAAGATGTGAGATAACAGTATAACAAGTGAAAGgatcaaaacaaaaatttaaataataattgcaAGTACCTCAGGTTTCAAACGGGGCCAGCATATCCCTGTGGTGACCAAAAGTGTAACAGCAAGGGCACCTGGCATAAAATACCGACTTAAAATATCTAACCCTTActggcatggaaaagtggacgtaaaCTGACAATGGTTAGATGACCggtcttttattttatcaactcccagaagatgaaaggcaaagtcgactttgacgtgatttcaactcaaaacattttgtttgatgcCCAAACTCAGCCATCCACCactaataataattgcttctgatttagaaacaaggccagcaattttgaggagagggtcTAGTCACTGCCATCCACTCGAGTCCGGATCTAGGATTTCATCTTTTAACtccagaagggatgaaaggttCTGCTTCACATTCTTAGGTTAACTCAGGCAATCTCATATTGAAAGGTCGACTACTAACACTCTGCTGAGAAGACAGATGGAATGGTCATTACTGGAATGATTTTCATGGATCAGCTAAATGAAGGCTGAGCCAAAGTTAAATAAGGCTTCCaaattactagaaatagcaagcaaatctccTACAAATTATAcccaatatttacaaaacatcgGTAAAGAGTTATAAGCATTGGTAACCGCATGGCACCAGGATCAATCCTAATGCACAGTTCCGTGGATAAGGGTCTTCTAGAAAGAATCTAATCCAACCGTTGAGGGTAAACTGGATTAATGGAAACACAGAATCTAATGCAACCTTTGAGGGTAAACTGGATTAATGGAAACACAGAAGTTTGTTGGATGAATTGAACCTGTCCTTCGGTGATCAATATAAACTGTGGCCTGGATTACTGCCACCACGTAACTGTTGCAAAGAGAAGGACTCTTAGTTTGACAATAACGAACAAGTGAATTTCTCCAGCCCCCCACCCACACTACCCCATTCATCACTTTCCTCTGTCTCAAAGACTCAGCAAACAGTTCATGGGCTAATTGAGTCTGGGAATAAGAATGGAAGTCCATGGCTGGAACCCTTTCGAAAACAAATCACTTACCGGTATTTCTCCAGAGACACTTCTTGTCCATCAATAGTCTTAGCAGAAAAGTCGTAGATGGTTTTAGCTGTCAAAGgctgaaataacaaacaaatcatTAAATAAGCCTTAATTAACTTGGGGCAATCTTTTGTCCAAATCAAAGGTCACGAACATCAACTACGACATAGAAGGCATGGCAATGTGGTTCCACATTTGATCCCATTGTGCAATGGCCCagacgagtgtcttctacaaaagctgCAGATGGGTTAACATTTCAAGAGTGGAATTAGGTAAGTGGAAATTATACAGAAGcccagtaaacacacacatgtatagcatTGTTTTTAACATTAACCTTTCCATTCTCGCATGCGCCAGAGGGAATTCACCAAGCCAAATCTTGTCTGATTTTGATGTCCATCTCATCAACCTTTGCTTCTTGCCAAACTAGGTGATATTCCCCACCCGTCAacaggacctttttttttttcatgaaagattgcAAACGAACACAACTGCGTTTGTTTATGTGTGAGGACACTGGAATCTACACACCCTTTCTAAAATGTTGACTTATtagaatatgtataatatataaagtctTTTATATATCTAAACTTTTATAAATTatggattaaaaaaaacaactttctgtTTGAAGTAAAgggtacgaaaaaaaaaaagatttaaaagaaattacgACCAAAACGGAGAAAATCCAACATTGTCAGACAGCAATTCCGAAAGTCCAACTCTATTTTCCTTTCTCGGGTTCATCATTAACTTATTAAAAATAGCGTTGAAGAAAATAAGAGATTTTACTAGGAATGAAGGAGACGCATTTGGAAAAGCAAAAATACGATTATTTGAGTGAAAATATAACCAGATGGAAACTTATTTGGTAATAAAGTCGTCAATTTActtggcatatatgaatgtagatatagataaatgGGGACAAATGCAGTTTCGCCCGAGGGTTCAGGATGATCGCTTTTAAAATTAAAAGGTAACTGAAGGATTCAATACAAATGAAATATGATATTGTCAGGGACTTCGAAGGTCCGTCGAGTAATGTGGCTTGTGCAGACAGAGTCAGaaaaacttcgaaatcactgttaCTAAAAGGATTCTAGAGAGGATCTTTCGGAAACGAAACTGAACACAGAGACCCGCGTGGGTGTATATTGACATCGGtcacaattatttcatttatacacTCATGTAGGTTTCGTTTTGCAATGCGGAATAATAAAGGCAAAGGCCAAATAAATAATTATGtcaacaaacaagaaaatagaatTCCTTACGTTGCTTGATAAATTACAAGAAAGCGGTTTGGCCGCCAAAAAGCCGGTCAATAAGACCCGACCCAAGGAAGTCATCATTTTTGCATCGACGGAGTTtgcaacaaaacaagaaaacaccagaaccgttctctctctctctctcttccccctctcacactattcatatatatatcttcctctctcttcccccctttcacactattcatatatatcttcctctctcttcccccctctcacactattcatatatatcttcctctctcttcccccctctcacactattcatatatatcttcctctctcttcccccctctcacactattcatatatatcttcctctctcttcccccc
The nucleotide sequence above comes from Octopus sinensis linkage group LG24, ASM634580v1, whole genome shotgun sequence. Encoded proteins:
- the LOC115223910 gene encoding glutathione peroxidase-like, with amino-acid sequence MMTSLGRVLLTGFLAAKPLSCNLSSNPLTAKTIYDFSAKTIDGQEVSLEKYRGHVAIIVNVASKUGLTTSNYTQLEELYQKYGESKGLRILAFPCNQFASQEPGTNEEIKDFVSKKYHVSFDMFSKIDVNGKSAHPLWTFLKKEQPGFITDGIKWNLTKFLINKEGVPVKRYGPKTAPKEIEKDLAIYW